One window of Dehalobacterium formicoaceticum genomic DNA carries:
- a CDS encoding MerR family transcriptional regulator, whose protein sequence is MAALTIDQAGNILQVEVSTLRYWEKEFNDFLNINCPKGQRARYTEENIEMFSQIKELLYNEQYTIKGAKRRLEMERTLTSGLGIDSNFKTTVFFMFSAIIQELQKTREESKNLARQLELLRKEKEDIEDKLTEEQQKSLWQVLTRKFSS, encoded by the coding sequence ATGGCTGCTTTAACCATTGATCAAGCCGGCAATATCCTGCAAGTAGAGGTAAGTACTCTAAGATATTGGGAAAAGGAATTTAATGACTTTTTAAATATTAATTGCCCTAAGGGACAAAGAGCACGGTATACTGAGGAAAATATTGAAATGTTTTCCCAGATCAAAGAACTTCTCTATAACGAACAATACACGATTAAAGGTGCCAAAAGACGATTGGAGATGGAACGTACCTTAACCAGCGGATTAGGAATAGACTCCAATTTTAAAACGACGGTGTTTTTTATGTTTTCCGCCATTATCCAGGAACTGCAAAAAACTCGGGAAGAAAGCAAGAATCTGGCCAGACAGTTGGAACTACTACGCAAGGAGAAAGAGGACATTGAGGACAAGCTTACTGAAGAACAGCAGAAAAGCCTATGGCAGGTTCTTACCCGCAAATTCAGCAGCTAA
- a CDS encoding shikimate dehydrogenase: MQLLGIFGHPITHSLSPDMQNAALQETGLDQKYVYLPFDILPEHLEAAVASLPVLGARGVNITLPHKEKVLPLLDDLDPQALAIGAVNTVLHENGRLKGYNTDGLGFIRSLREEGQCDPYGKTILLLGAGGAARAIAAAMILQGAKEIMILNRTLARAEPIQEMIQNMGGTSSIYDFSPEDLTEKIQSAQIIINTTSVGLYPPDQSLLTEYLDGLHGGQLVADIIYHPQETLLLKQAKEKGCATLSGLGMLIYQGAEAFRLWTGVEAPVWAMRASLEKKLKKIDTSAHE; the protein is encoded by the coding sequence GTGCAGTTATTAGGTATTTTTGGCCATCCGATCACCCATTCATTGTCACCTGACATGCAAAATGCTGCCCTTCAGGAAACGGGTTTGGATCAAAAGTATGTTTATCTACCATTTGATATCTTACCGGAGCATTTGGAAGCAGCCGTGGCATCATTGCCCGTGCTGGGTGCGAGAGGCGTTAATATTACGCTGCCCCATAAAGAAAAAGTCCTGCCCTTATTGGATGATTTAGATCCCCAGGCCCTAGCAATCGGAGCTGTTAATACCGTTCTCCATGAAAATGGAAGGCTGAAAGGCTATAATACCGATGGTTTAGGTTTTATTCGCTCTTTAAGAGAGGAAGGGCAATGCGATCCTTACGGGAAGACAATCTTACTTTTGGGAGCCGGAGGAGCAGCTCGCGCTATTGCCGCCGCTATGATCCTTCAGGGAGCAAAGGAAATTATGATTTTGAATCGTACCCTTGCCCGGGCAGAACCTATTCAGGAAATGATTCAAAACATGGGGGGGACATCTTCCATATATGATTTTTCCCCGGAAGATCTTACAGAGAAAATACAAAGTGCCCAAATCATAATTAATACCACCTCTGTCGGTCTATATCCCCCGGATCAATCTCTTTTAACAGAATACTTGGACGGTCTGCACGGAGGTCAATTGGTCGCCGATATTATATATCATCCCCAGGAAACCTTGCTGTTAAAGCAGGCGAAAGAGAAAGGCTGTGCCACATTATCAGGACTGGGCATGCTAATCTATCAGGGAGCGGAAGCTTTTCGTCTGTGGACAGGTGTGGAAGCACCTGTTTGGGCTATGAGAGCATCCTTGGAAAAAAAGCTGAAAAAAATTGATACATCCGCACATGAATGA
- a CDS encoding YqeG family HAD IIIA-type phosphatase yields the protein MFLWRSFSGLFGKPSKGERDFLKTNNFMPDMMTVSVLDIPLQDLAKRNVKGMILDLDNTITEWNNPEIKDEMMHWFANLQQLGISACLLSNNKGPRVMEAAQKLGISYVSRATKPRRSGYRRAMEVLKTTEAETVVVGDQIFTDILGGNRTGLYTILVNPIGAKEFAGTKVNRCIERIFLKVAGIKRPK from the coding sequence ATCTTTTTATGGAGAAGTTTCAGTGGCTTATTTGGAAAACCGTCTAAGGGGGAGAGAGATTTTTTGAAAACCAATAACTTTATGCCGGACATGATGACCGTATCTGTCTTGGATATTCCCCTACAGGACTTGGCAAAAAGAAATGTTAAAGGTATGATTCTGGATCTGGATAATACCATTACAGAGTGGAACAATCCGGAAATAAAAGATGAAATGATGCATTGGTTTGCGAACCTGCAGCAGCTCGGTATTTCCGCTTGTCTGCTTTCCAATAACAAGGGACCCCGGGTCATGGAAGCTGCTCAAAAATTAGGGATTTCATATGTGTCCAGAGCGACCAAACCTCGACGCAGTGGATATCGCAGAGCTATGGAGGTACTTAAAACCACAGAGGCGGAAACAGTAGTGGTGGGAGATCAGATTTTTACCGATATCCTCGGCGGAAATCGCACCGGACTTTATACTATTTTGGTTAACCCCATTGGTGCCAAAGAATTCGCCGGGACCAAGGTGAACCGATGTATTGAACGCATCTTTTTAAAAGTGGCGGGCATTAAAAGACCTAAGTGA